A part of Halodesulfovibrio marinisediminis DSM 17456 genomic DNA contains:
- a CDS encoding DUF362 domain-containing protein, which produces MRNDVQQAVGGLIPVALTHCAEYEYKTVHKAVRDCLQAINFAPATGAKVLVKPNLLKADSNGLCCTHPAVVEAVCEVLLEHGCAVTVGDSPVLGSAVSVARSIGLFERLERFNVPIITLDSPKCVTFESGSSIGISRSALECDLLLNIPRMKAHCQMRTTFAVKNLFGCVSGVRKAIAHSKHGDKANAFRELLVDVALALPECVSVVDGITCMHKTGPIFGVPYSLGLIGAAGDPVSLDTALYSILNCSVEEMPLWKELQRKNVRGAFEEHLEYVLATPQEFNAEGFMLPVELTPETFHPVRLLQSSLKRLWKRYICP; this is translated from the coding sequence TTGAGGAACGATGTACAGCAGGCGGTTGGCGGGTTGATTCCTGTGGCGCTAACGCATTGCGCTGAGTATGAGTACAAGACAGTGCACAAGGCAGTGCGGGACTGTTTACAGGCGATTAATTTTGCACCTGCAACAGGTGCAAAGGTATTGGTAAAACCTAATTTGCTGAAGGCAGATAGTAATGGGTTGTGTTGTACTCACCCAGCTGTCGTGGAAGCCGTCTGTGAAGTATTGCTTGAACACGGGTGTGCGGTAACAGTCGGAGACTCTCCTGTTTTGGGTTCTGCTGTATCGGTTGCACGAAGTATTGGCCTCTTTGAGCGGTTGGAGCGGTTCAATGTGCCGATAATCACGTTGGATTCTCCGAAATGTGTGACGTTTGAAAGCGGTAGTTCTATAGGTATTTCACGGAGTGCCCTTGAGTGTGATTTGCTGCTGAATATACCACGTATGAAGGCTCATTGTCAGATGCGAACAACGTTTGCAGTGAAAAATTTGTTTGGGTGTGTGAGTGGTGTCCGTAAGGCTATTGCACATTCTAAACACGGAGATAAGGCAAACGCCTTCAGAGAATTGTTGGTTGATGTTGCTTTAGCTTTGCCAGAATGTGTAAGTGTCGTGGATGGGATTACCTGTATGCATAAGACAGGGCCAATTTTTGGTGTTCCATATTCGCTGGGACTTATCGGTGCGGCTGGTGATCCTGTGTCACTTGATACTGCTTTGTATTCGATACTGAATTGTAGCGTCGAAGAAATGCCATTGTGGAAGGAGTTGCAACGTAAGAACGTGCGCGGCGCTTTTGAGGAGCATCTTGAATATGTATTAGCTACACCGCAAGAGTTTAATGCCGAAGGGTTTATGCTTCCGGTTGAGCTTACACCCGAAACCTTTCACCCTGTCCGCTTACTGCAAAGCAGTTTGAAGCGTTTATGGAAACGTTATATTTGTCCGTAA